One Megalops cyprinoides isolate fMegCyp1 chromosome 4, fMegCyp1.pri, whole genome shotgun sequence genomic window carries:
- the si:ch211-148l7.4 gene encoding zinc finger protein 271 — protein sequence MDAVPIGVGAVRLQDAFGNCTTKTDSSQLAKLGAQAVQQGEKRSPKPQVPKDVFRCNECGRSFLELAALVRHQQRDHALRKPHRCYVCGQEFALLSSLQLHKRSHATLQCQLCQRSFSCTASLTNHILQQHTAVPENQGLEVWPFTCQIPCQDSGPYACALCGRAFSHKPALLHHQQAGCHTLGDKRALWPHTALPTAPHLMPQVPTPSSSAPPSFTSNPPPPTRSHLCSLCPRGFRSRAGLACHQRLRHPLEWKRAQARFWKQGGDRFPCPSCDKVFCHSLSLSQHQTRCHTKKVKRKKRRKQRHTGNLFPCRSCDMVFSQTSKLYLHRKEQHRRQEVDGERRVTVVGRKTKRRELYPCHFCNKVFSDHLSHWAHLKTHHAQKQKRMQRGKRARKSVEQVAHRQLFQCPHCDKAYRHRCNLSRHYHTHLKSSQKRNPVLKQPKDTGDDPERKEGRKGVKDDQECKIRQAQEGEESFPCSSCEEVFSQHSALSKHEEVHQTTEGMRRCSVCSHGMGSLRWAEGQVTGFYHCVPCRHVFQTLSVFLQHCQMHLFRTDE from the coding sequence ATGGATGCAGTCCCCATTGGAGTGGGTGCAGTGAGACTTCAGGATGCCTTTGGAAACTGCACTACCAAAACAGACTCCTCTCAGCTGGCCAAGCTTGGAGCTCAGGCAGTGCAGCAGGGAGAAAAGCGAAGTCCAAAGCCGCAGGTACCTAAAGATGTGTTTAGGTGCAATGAGTGTGGCCGGAGCTTTCTTGAGCTGGCGGCGCTTGTGCGCCACCAGCAGAGAGACCATGCCTTGCGCAAGCCACACCGCTGCTATGTCTGTGGACAAGAGTTtgccctgctctccagcctGCAGCTCCACAAGCGCTCCCATGCCACCCTGCAGTGCCAGCTCTGCCAGCGAAGCTTCTCATGTACAGCCAGCCTTACCAATCACATACTACAACAGCACACCGCTGTCCCAGAGAACCAGGGCCTGGAGGTATGGCCATTCACCTGCCAGATCCCATGCCAAGATAGCGGTCCTTATGCTTGCGCCCTTTGTGGGAGAGCCTTCAGCCACAAGCCAGCActcctccaccaccagcagGCGGGCTGCCATACGCTGGGAGACAAACGTGCACTGTGGCCTCACACAGCCTTGCCCACAGCCCCTCATCTGATGCCACAGGTGCCGACCCCTTCCTCCTCAGCCCCGCCCTCATTTACatccaaccccccaccccccaccaggTCCCATCTCTGTTCATTGTGTCCCAGAGGGTTCCGCTCTCGGGCAGGCTTAGCCTGCCACCAACGCCTCAGACACCCTCTGGAGTGGAAAAGGGCGCAGGCCAGGTTCTGGAAGCAGGGTGGTGACAGGTTCCCTTGTCCATCTTGTGATAAGGTTTTCtgccactcactctctctttctcagcacCAGACACGGTGCCATACAAAGAAGGTGAAGcggaagaaaaggagaaagcaaAGACACACGGGCAACTTGTTCCCCTGCCGCTCTTGCGACATGGTCTTTTCACAGACCTCTAAACTCTACTTACACAGGAAAGAGCAACACCGTAGGCAAGAGGTAGATGGGGAGCGAAGAGTCACAGTAGTTGGAAGGAAGACAAAGAGAAGAGAACTATATCCATGCCACTTTTGCAACAAAGTCTTTTCTGACCATTTATCACACTGGGCACACCTCAAGACCCACCATGcgcaaaaacagaaaaggatgCAGAGAGGCAAAAGGGCCCGCAAGTCAGTTGAGCAGGTAGCCCACAGACAGCTCTTCCAGTGCCCACATTGCGACAAGGCTTATCGTCACCGCTGCAACCTAAGCAGACATTACCACACGCACTTGAAATCCAGCCAAAAGAGGAACCCTGTGCTGAAGCAACCGAAAGACACTGGAGACGAtccagagaggaaggagggaagaAAGGGGGTGAAGGATGACCAAGAGTGTAAGATACGGCAAGCGCAGGAGGGTGAGGAGTCGTTCCCCTGTTCGTCCTGTGAGGAGGTGTTCAGCCAACACTCTGCCTTGAGCAAGCATGAGGAGGTGCATCAGACCACGGAGGGGATGAGACGCTGTAGCGTGTGCAGCCACGGCATGGGTTCCCTCAGATGGGCAGAAGGACAGGTTACGGGGTTCTATCACTGTGTGCCATGCAGACATGTTTTCCAAACACTGAGCGTCTTCCTCCAGCACTGCCAAATGCATCTCTTCCGCACAGATGAGTAG
- the LOC118776800 gene encoding scavenger receptor class B member 1-like, with translation MPIVWLEESAFIDGPVLTTFRTALVVLPAMMKCVQYILIGLGVGSILVAIILHLRKKKSASEKATLLLPDTDQSNSTSERASLLQDTAD, from the exons ATGCCCATTGTGTGGTTGGAAGAG AGCGCGTTCATTGATGGCCCAGTGCTCACCACCTTCCGCACTGCTCTGGTGGTGCTTCCTGCCatgatgaaatgtgtgcagTACATCCTTATTGGGCTAGGTGTTGGCAGCATCCTTGTGGCCATAATACTACATCTACGCAAGAAG AAGAGCGCAAGTGAGAAGGCTACTTTGCTCCTGCCTGATACAGACCAAAGTAATTCAACTTCTGAAAGAGCCTCCCTACTACAAGACACAGCGGACTGA
- the sirt4 gene encoding NAD-dependent protein lipoamidase sirtuin-4, mitochondrial, which translates to MLLRWRLVRWLVDTRRFSSAVSASSLCFVPASVPISLEALEQLQSFVTQTKRLFVITGAGLSTESGIPDYRSEGVGLYARTDRRPIQHAEFLRSFKARQRYWARNYVGWPQFSSHGPNSAHLALRSWEALGKVHWLVTQNVDALHSKAGHQQLTELHGCAHRVVCLDCGSVSDRETLQARFAALNHGWAAEATDVAPDGDVFLSDEQVQQFQVPSCEDCRGMLKPEVTFFGDTVARKTVDFVHQRLAESDGVLVVGSSLQVYSAYRFILAASESKIPIAILNIGPTRADHLSSLRISARCGEVLPSILPL; encoded by the exons ATGTTGCTGCGTTGGAGATTGGTGCGATGGCTTGTGGATACCAGAAGGTTCAGTTCCGCAGTGTCTGCCAGCAGTCTGTGCTTTGTGCCAGCCAGTGTACCTATAAGCTTGGAGGCACTGGAACAGCTTCAGAGCTTTGTGACACAAACCAAAAGACTCTTTGTGATCACTGGTGCTGGGCTCTCCACTGAATCAGGCATACCTGACTACCGGTCAGAAGGAGTTGGACTGTATGCTCGCACAGACAGACGACCCATCCAGCATGCTGAGTTTCTGCGGAGTTTCAAGGCTCGCCAGCGCTACTGGGCTCGCAACTATGTTGGATGGCCTCAGTTCTCTTCGCACGGGCCAAACTCGGCACACCTAGCATTGCGCAGCTGGGAAGCTCTGGGGAAGGTGCACTGGCTCGTGACCCAGAACGTTGATGCGCTACATTCTAAGGCGGGACATCAGCAGTTGACTGAGCTACACGGCTGCGCGCACAG GGTGGTGTGTCTGGACTGCGGGTCCGTTTCTGACCGGGAAACATTACAGGCCCGCTTTGCGGCCCTGAACCATGGATGGGCAGCAGAGGCAACGGATGTGGCGCCGGATGGGGATGTCTTCCTCTCTGATGAGCAGGTCCAGCAATTTCAAGTCCCGTCATGTGAAGACTGCAGGGGCATGCTGAAGCCAGAGGTCACATTCTTTGGGGACACTGTGGCCCGGAAAACAGTTGACTTTGTGCACCAAAGACTGGCGGAATCAGATGGAGTGCTTGTCGTCGGCTCCTCCTTGCAG GTTTATTCTGCGTACAGATTCATTCTGGCAGCTAGTGAAAGCAAAATTCCAATTGCCATCCTGAACATTGGACCGACCAGAGCAGACCACCTGTCCAGCCTGCGAATTAGTGCCCGCTGTGGGGAGGTACTGCCTTCCATCCTCCCTCTTTGA
- the med27 gene encoding mediator of RNA polymerase II transcription subunit 27 produces MADVMNVGVNLEAFSQAINAIQALRSSVTRVFDTLKDGMKNKETLEGREKVFITEFQDNLQAVNRDLNELERLSNLVGRPSESHPLHNSGLLSLDPVQDKTPLYSQLLQAYKWSNKLQYHAGLASSLLNQQSLKRSANQMGASAKRRPKVQPSTLVLPPQYVDDVISRIGRMFPDMSIELFRPNGTSAVLLVTLGKVLKAVVVMRSLFIDRTIVRAFNENIYTEDGKLDIWSKSNYQVFQKVTDHATTALLHYQLPQMPDVVVRSFMTWLRSYIKLFQTPCQRCGRYLQDGLPPTWRDFRTLEAFHDSCRQ; encoded by the exons ATGGCCGACGTAATGAATGTGGGAGTGAATTTAGAAGCATTTTCGCAAGCAATAAATGCCATTCAGGCGCTCCGTTCAAGTGTAACTCGGGTTTTCGACACTTTGAAagatggaatgaaaaataaagaaacccTGGAAGGGCGGGAAAAGGTGTTTATCACAGAGTTTCAAGACAATCTGCAGGCAGTGAACCGCGACCTGAA tGAGTTGGAACGGCTTAGCAACCTGGTTGGCCGACCTTCTGAAAGTCATCCTCTTCACAACAGTGGTTTGCTGAGTTTGGATCCAGTTCAGGACAAGACTCCACTCTATAGCCAACTACTACAGGCTTACAAATGGTCAAATAAG TTACAGTATCATGCCGGTCTTGCTTCCAGTCTTCTCAACCAGCAGTCGCTCAAGCGCTCGGCTAATCAGATGGGAGCCTCTGCCAAGAGACGACCCAAAGTCCAGCCCAGCACCCTTGTCCTGCCACCACA GTATGTGGATGATGTGATATCAAGAATTGGCCGAATGTTTCCTGATATGTCAATTGAACTCTTTCGACCCAACGGGACATCAGCAGTGCTTCTG GTGACTTTGGGGAAAGTGCTAAAAGCTGTTGTGGTGATGCGGAGCCTGTTTATAGACCGGACTATTGTAAGGGCATTCAACGAGAACATATACACAGAGGATGGTAAG CTTGACATCTGGTCGAAGTCCAACTACCAAGTGTTTCAGAAG GTCACAGATCATGCCACTACTGCTCTGCTGCACTATCAGCTCCCCCAGATGCCCGATGTTGTGGTACGGTCTTTCATG ACCTGGCTGCGAAGCTACATCAAGCTGTTCCAAACACCTTGTCAGCGCTGTGGGCGATACCTGCAGGATGGCCTACCTCCAACCTGGAGGGACTTCCGCACACTGGAGGCTTTCCATGATAGCTGCAGGCAGTGA